One genomic segment of Sparus aurata chromosome 24, fSpaAur1.1, whole genome shotgun sequence includes these proteins:
- the lig4 gene encoding DNA ligase 4, with translation MRKRSTCSSLGEVKQSKKEQDFNMEGTSKSDAAAQPSVAAQVPFLHLCNTLEKIQKAKLRPDKSKILGDFIGSWRKFHSALHKDNPKTTDSFYPAMRLTVPSFERDRMAYGIKESMLAKLYIDVLGLPKNGPEANKLLNYRAPTTSQGEAGDFAGMAYFVLKKRCTSEGNLSVKEVNDFLDSVAINNATKKKDLVRKSLLHLITQSSALEQKWLIRMILKDMKLGISKETVLQVFHPDASELYNVNTDLNKVCQQLHDPSVSLSDVSIGLFSAFKPMLAAVANMRNVEKQMGNSPFYIQTKLDGERIQLHKDGDVYKYFSRNAFEYTQQFGASPLEGSLTPYIHNVFKSNVINCILDGEMMAYNPTTENFMQKGSKFDIKRLMDDSELQTCFCVFDVLLVNDQKLGKETLKKRLEILQTVFTPVKGRMHLVPKSDARTMQEVVNALNDAIDTREEGIMVKDPSSIYKPDKRGEGWLKIKPEYMDGLMDELDLLIVGGYWGKGRRGGMMSHFLCAVAEAPKPGEKPTVFHTFCRIGSGYTMKELYELGLKLAKHWKVYRKNDPPSSILCSTEKPEVYIEPCNSVIIQVRAAEIVGSDMYKTNCTLRFPRIEKIRDDKEWHQCMTLAELDQFRSKASGKLASRHLHIDDDSPQKKKRKLAAKPKKVIGIVDHFKPQDLTGVTKETDMFEDVEFCILNGTEDHPKAELERGVARCGGIVVQNPGRDTYCVIAGVENMRVKNLISSDQHDVVWAAWLLECLDQKEVVPWQPRHMIHMSPSTREHFAKEYDSYGDSFFVDTDEQQLREVFGRISSSDVSTTVNVCQVEQRYGWEDLPTSIFRPFKAYMDRFTDIGEPQTALPATCLDVRALEFRYHGGRVVERLEEGVSHVIIAEETRLLDLKTLRRCFRKKFKIVRDSWVTDSITAGYLMNDTDYLV, from the exons ATGAGGAAGCGATCAACATGTAGCTCTCTTGGAGAAGTCAAACAGAGTAAAAAAGAGCAAG ATTTCAACATGGAGGGAACCTCCAAAAGCGATGCTGCAGCACAGCCCTCCGTTGCTGCTCAGGTTCCTTTCCTTCACCTGTGTAATACTTTAGAGAAAATCCAGAAGGCTAAACTCCGTCCAGATAAATCCAAGATCCTTGGCGACTTCATTGGATCATGGAGGAAGTTTCATTCTGCCCTCCACAAAGACAACCCCAAAACAACAGATTCTTTCTACCCAGCAATGCGCCTCACAGTCCCCTCTTTTGAACGAGATCGTATGGCGTACGGCATCAAAGAAAGCATGTTGGCTAAACTCTACATCGATGTATTAGGCCTCCCAAAGAATGGCCCGGAAGCTAATAAACTGTTGAACTACCGTGCTCCGACTACATCCCAAGGAGAAGCCGGAGACTTTGCCGGCATGGCGTACTTTGTCCTAAAGAAACGTTGCACCAGTGAGGGAAACCTCAGCGTCAAAGAAGTCAATGACTTCCTGGACTCTGTGGCGATCAACAACGCCACCAAGAAGAAGGATCTCGTGAGAAAGAGTCTGCTGCACCTCATCACCCAGAGCTCAGCACTCGAGCAGAAATGGCTCATCAGAATGATTCTGAAGGACATGAAGCTCGGGATCAGCAAAGAAACTGTCCTTCAAGTCTTCCACCCGGACGCTTCTGAGCTCTACAATGTCAACACGGACTTGAACAAAGTGTGCCAGCAGCTCCACGACCCCTCCGTGTCTCTGAGCGACGTCTCCATCGGACTCTTCTCCGCTTTCAAGCCAATGTTGGCAGCTGTGGCAAACATGCGTAATGTGGAGAAACAGATGGGAAACAGCCCTTTTTATATTCAGACCAAGCTTGACGGGGAACGTATACAACTGCACAAAGACGGGGACGTGTACAAGTACTTCAGCCGGAATGCCTTCGAATACACCCAGCAGTTCGGAGCGTCCCCGCTGGAGGGCTCGCTCACACCTTACATCCACAACGTTTTTAAAAGCAATGTCATAAACTGCATCCTCGACGGTGAGATGATGGCGTACAACCCTACCACTGAGAACTTCATGCAAAAAGGAAGCAAATTCGACATCAAGAGACTCATGGACGACTCAGAGCTGCAGACctgcttctgtgtgtttgatgtgttgcTAGTCAACGACCAGAAGCTTGGCAAGGAAACTCTGAAGAAGCGCCTCGAGATCCTTCAGACAGTTTTCACGCCGGTCAAGGGGAGGATGCACCTGGTGCCAAAGTCCGATGCGAGAACCATGCAGGAGGTGGTGAACGCCCTCAATGATGCCATTGACACCAGAGAAGAGGGGATCATGGTGAAGGATCCTTCATCCATCTACAAGCCTGACAAGCGCGGTGAGGGATGGCTGAAAATAAAGCCAGAATACATGGACGGGTTGATGGATGAGCTTGACCTGCTGATTGTTGGTGGATACTGGGGGAAAGGGAGAAGGGGCGGTATGATGTCCCATTTCTTGTGTGCCGTTGCCGAAGCTCCAAAGCCTGGCGAGAAACCCACGGTTTTCCACACTTTCTGTCGCATCGGCTCTGGATACACCATGAAGGAGTTGTACGAGCTCGGTTTGAAGCTCGCCAAACACTGGAAAGTCTACAGGAAAAATGACCCACCATCATCCATCTTGTGCAGTACAGAGAAACCCGAAGTTTACATCGAGCCCTGCAACTCGGTCATAATCCAGGTGAGGGCGGCTGAAATAGTCGGAAGCGACATGTACAAAACCAACTGCACTCTGCGCTTCCCCAGGATCGAGAAGATCCGTGACGACAAGGAGTGGCACCAGTGCATGACTCTGGCAGAGCTGGATCAGTTTCGCAGTAAGGCGTCTGGGAAACTCGCTTCGAGGCACCTCCACATCGATGATGAttcaccacagaagaagaagcgcAAGCTGGCGGCCAAACCCAAGAAGGTGATCGGGATCGTTGATCACTTTAAGCCTCAGGACCTCACAGGGGTGACAAAGGAGACAGATATGTTCGAGGATGTGGAGTTCTGTATCCTGAATGGCACCGAGGATCACCCCAAGGCTGAGCTGGAAAGGGGCGTGGCCAG GTGCGGAGGTATTGTGGTCCAAAACCCAGGACGGGACACCTACTGTGTGATCGCCGGCGTGGAGAACATGCGTGTGAAGAACCTGATCTCGTCCGACCAGCATGACGTGGTGTGGGCCGCCTGGCTGCTGGAGTGCCTGGACCAGAAGGAAGTGGTCCCATGGCAACCGCGCCACATGATCCACATGTCGCCCTCCACCAGGGAGCACTTCGCCAAGGAGTACGACAGCTATGGGGACAGCTTCTTCGTGGACACAGACGAGCAGCAGCTGCGGGAGGTGTTCGGCCGGATCAGCAGCTCGGACGTGTCTACGACGGTCAACGTCTGCCAGGTGGAGCAGCGCTACGGCTGGGAAGACCTCCCCACCAGCATCTTCAGACCCTTTAAGGCTTACATGGACAGATTCACAGACATCGGAGAACCTCAAACCGCCTTACCTGCCACCTGTTTGGACGTCAGGGCGCTGGAGTTTCGCTACCATGGAGGGAGGGTGGTCGAGAGGTTGGAGGAGGGAGTCTCTCATGTCATCATCGCAGAGGAAACAAGACTTCTGGATTTAAAGACGCTGAGGCGTTGCTTtaggaagaagtttaagattgtAAGAGACTCGTGGGTGACCGACTCAATCACAGCAGGCTACCTGATGAATGACACCGACTACTTAGTTTGA